ATTTTTTTGGGAAAGAAACTCTCAAGCTTGATGTTACAAGTAAAAAAGATATAGTAGTTATGACAGATGACATTTTTGATATCAAGATAGGGGATACAGATAGATTGGATGATAAAATTAAAGTATTTAAAACTTTGTTTAAGAACATTAAAGATAGAAAAGACGATATCATGTATATAGACATTCGTTACCCTGATTATCCGGTGGTGAGATATGTCAGATAAGAAGAAGATACTCTTCCTTGATCGAGATGGTGTTATTAATAAGCGTTTGATCGATGATTATGTAACTAAAGTTGATGAATTTGAATTTATTCCAGGTGTTTTAGAAGCGATAGTAAAATTTAATAAAGTTTTTGATAGAGTTTTCATTGTCACTAATCAGCAAGGAATAGCCAAAGGATTGATGACGGAAGAAGATTTGTCAGCAATCCATAGGTTTATGTTGGAAACTATTGAGAGTGGTGGAGGTAAGGTGGATGCAGTTTATTATTGCCCTCATTTCCGTAATGAAGGATGTTCTTGCCGTAAACCTAATACAGGCATGTATTTGCTGGCGTTAAAGGATTTTTCAGACATTAAAGACGCACAACTATTTATGGTGGGAGACACCTCTTCTGATATGCAATTTGCAAAGAACATTGGGGCTGTCTCGGTGATGATTTCCAACCAAACAGAAAATCTAAGTGACAATTACAATTTTGTATTTGTGTCATTAAAAAAGTTCGCAGACGATATTTATTTAGTCCTAGATTGACTTTGTGTTATAATCGGAAAGAGGCAAAATAATATGCAGGCTAAAAAAAACAAACCTAACATCAATAACATAATTTACGGCCTTGATTTCGGAACCACCTCGTTAAAAATTTCCAAAAATGAATTAATGGATTCTCATGATTTTAAAGTTCTTGATTATTTAAGAATACGTTACCCCGAACCTTTAACTAAAAAAATGCTAGATTTTAATAATTTTCGAGACTTTATTGTTCGTTCTTTTAATAAGATAGACGGAGAAATGGATGATACAAAGGTGATAGAAAGAAAAGTGTTAGTTACTTTGCCTATGAGTCATTATTCCTCTAAGGTAGTGCCTGTTTCTATGTTAATAAGTGGGAACAGAGTGGAGCCAGAGCACAAAGTTGAGCTAATCAATATGGCAAGAGAAAAATGCAAGGGTTCTATTATCCTGCATACGGCACCTCTTACGTATCGAATAGATGGAAAGGCCATTAAAGACCCTATTTTTAGGACAGGCTCACAATTATCTATGGATTTGTTTGTTGTTTCGTATAATGAGTACATTTATGAACAATTTAATAATATTATGAGCTCTCTTAATATGAAGCTTGGTAAGTTTATTGCACCACCATTTTCGTTTATCAACCTATTTTTAAACAAAGCTGGAGCCAAAGAAAGAGAACAAGATGTTTTTTGTATTGATATGGGCGGGGAAGTTACTTATGCCTATTATATAAGCAGTGGCCTTTTACGTAATTTTATATCATTACCTTTTGGTGGCGATATTATTAGTAGAGACTTAGCTTATGTATTAAAGACAAAATTGTCGGATGCAGAAAGGTTAAAAGTTACTTATTCATCCATGAACACTGATTTAGAGAAGGGTGACATAATCAATAAAGATTTTAATTATTCGCAAAAAGAAATAAATCAGATAGTATCCGCTAGGTATGAAGAAATTATTTCTATGATTGAAGATGAGATAGAAGTAACAACTATAGTAGATAATAGGCCTAAATTATTGCTTTTAGGCAAAGGTCATCCTTCGGGTGCTGATAAATTCCTTAGTGAACGTTGGGATTTAGAGCTTTTTAATGTATCTACAATTTCTAGCCAACCTGAACACATTTATGCTGTAGGTAATATTCATTACTCTCAAAACAATGAAATTTTTCTTTATGATAGTTTATCTACTCAAAAGGGAGTGTTTTCAAGGATTTTCAGGGCTGTTGAAGATTTGTTTTAATATGATATACTTAAAAAAGTGATGAATAATCTCGAAATATGGAGTGTGTAATGGAAGAAATTAAACAATTTGCAAGAATCAAAGTAATCGGAGTTGGCGGTGGCGGTAATAATGCCGTTAACAGAATGGTTAGAATGGGATTAGATGGAGTTGAGTTTTGGTCAGTTAATACAGATTCTCAAGCGTTAACAAGTACACTTGCTGAAAATATTTTGCATATCGGGAAGAATCTTACCAAAGGTTTAGGTGCTGGTGCTGATCCTGAAACAGGAGAAAAAGCAGCGTTAGAGAACGAGGAAGACCTTAAAGAAGCAGTCGCAGATGCCGACATGCTATTCGTCACTTGTGGGATGGGTGGTGGAACAGGTACTGGTGCTTCTCCTATTGTAGCTAAGCTTGCTAAAGAGTCTGGCGTGCTGACAATAGGTGTTGTTACAAAACCATTTAGGTTTGAAGGTCCTATCAGAAAGAGACAAGCTGAAGAAGGTATCGAAAAAATAAGAGAAAGCGTTGATGCTTTAATTGTTATTCCTAATGATAAATTGTTACAAGTTGTAGAAAGAAATACTCCGTTAAAAGATGCTTTTTCTATAGCTGATGATGTTTTGCTTCAAGGGGTGGAAGGCATTTCTAAGCTTATAACCAAATGTGATTTAATCAATTTAGACTTTGCAGATATTAAGAAGGTTATGAAAGATGCTGGCTCTGCAATGATTGGTATTGGCAAAAGTAGTGGAAATCAAAGAGCTGTGGAAGCTGCTGAAGCTGCGATTAATAGCCCGTTATTGGAAGAATCTATCACAGGCGCAACTGGTGTAATTATTCACATTTCTGGCAACGAAGCTTTGTCCATGATTGAAGTGCAAGAAGCTGCTGATTTAATTTGCGATGCTGTAGATCCAAACGCAAACATTATCTGGGGTGCTGGTATTGATGAGCGCTTGGGTGATGAAGTTGTGGTTACGGTTATTGCCACTGGGTTTAAACCTTTAAGAACAGCAAATAAAGCAAAAGAAGAGGTTATTATTGTTACTCCTTACGCGTCTGTTAAGAAAAAAGAAGACAAAGAAGTAGAACGACCAGCTTTTTTGAATAACAAAACAGTTGAACGAGAAGTTAGAGTTATGGAAAAAGAAATTGAAAAACCAGAGTTGTCTGACGATTTTGAAATCCAAGCAGAAGAGGTTGTCTCTGAACAAGAAGATGATTCAGATTCAGTTGTCTATAATTCTGATGCTGACCAATTCGATGATTTTGCCGAGGAAATAGAAATACCCGCTTATTTAAGAAAAATGAAAGTGTTAAGGTCAGACCCAGCTAAGTAGTAGTTTTGACTTTTTCTTTGTAGTTTATCTTGATAGTACAACCAGCAAACCCAAAAGTTTGTCTTATTGTTTTAGTTATGAATCTAGTAAAATTTTCTTTAAAGTGTTCTTTTTTGTTTACAAATACTACAAATCTAGGTGGTGCTTTTTCTACTTGAGATATATATAATATTTTACCCTGTGATTTGAAAACAGAATTAAAGCCGGGTTTATTTTTAAGTTCATCAAGGAATTTATTCATTTTGGGCGTCGAGATTCTTTTTATATAATTTTCATAAATAGAATCGATAGTGTCGAAAACATTTATCAGTCGTTGTCTTGTAACTGCAGAAGTAAAGATAAGTGGTGCGTGGTCAGCAAAATTGAGTTGCTGATAGATGTATTTTGTATAGGCAACCATGGAGTTGGTGTCTTTTTCTACTTTATCCCATTTATTCACTAGAATAATCATGGCTCTTCCTTCTTCTATGATAAGGTCTGCGATATGTTTATCCATATTCGTAACTCCATCAGCTGCATCAATTATGAATAAGCAGATGTCGCAATCACTAATGGCTTTAATAGTTCTGACATAGCTGTAAAAGTCGATTGCATCCTTGGTGTGTTGGTTCTTTTTCTTTAGACCAGCAGTATCAATAAAGAGATATTCTCTTTGGTGATAGGTTATAAGATGGTCAACGCTATCTCGGGTTGTCCCAGCTACATCGCTGACAATCATCATTTCTTTGCCCGCTAAGGCGTTAAATATGGAGGATTTTCCCACGTTAGGTCTGCCGATTATAGCTATTTTTTTTATATTTTCTCTGTCCACGAAGCCACTTGTTTTGTTAGTTATCTTTAGTTTTCTAAAGATTTGAGTCATCATATTCTCAATGCCAATCCCTTGGGTTGAGCTAATGAAAAACACTTCCTGTATTCCTAGCTTGAAGAATTCTGCAGCACCGAATTCTTGAACTTCATTTTCCGTCTTATTTACGGCTAAAACTACTTTTTCCTTATAAGGCCTTAGACTGTTAGCAATAACCTTGTCATAAGGGTTTAAACCTTCTTGGGAGTCAGTTAAAAAGACAATCAGGTCGGAGGTTTCAATCGCGCCTTTAACATTTTCTTCGATTTGTTTCTGAAAGGCATCTTGAGTCATCATAACAGAATCTTCCATGCCGATTCCTCCACTGTCTATGAGTATAAAGTTTTTGCCTTCATAATTGCAATAGGAGAAGATTAAGTCTCTGGTAACTCCAGGAAAATCATGAACAATGGCTTTTCTTTGCTTGTTTAGCCTATTAAATAATGTAGATTTTCCTACATTAGGTCTCCCGATAATCAGGATGGAAGGTGTAGCCATTTTTATTCTTCAGTATTCGCCGTAACTTCTTCTGCAGTTTCTGTAACTGGTTCAGCTATTTCTTCTGTTTCTGGAGCTTTTTCTTGAGTTTGTTTAAGGCTTAGACCAATCTTCTGTTGTTCTGGAATAATTCTAAGTACTTTTACTGTTACTTCTTGACCAACAGCAACAACATCTTCCACATTTTTTACATGCTCATGGCTAAGTTCAGAAATATGGATAAGACCCTCTAGTCCTTTACCAAGTTTTACAAAAGCGCCATAAGTTGCAAGTCTGTTAATTGTTCCAGTAATAATTTCGCCAATAGGGTATGTTTCAGCAACTGTTTCCCATGGGTCAGTACTAAGTTGTTTAAGTCCAAGCGATACTTTCTGTTCGTCTCTATCAACTCCAAGTACAAAAACTTCTATCTCTTCACCTACGGTTAGAACGTCCTCAACTTTGTCTATTCTATCCCAAGATACTTCAGAGATATGGATTAGACCTTCGACACCATCTATATTTACAAAAGCACCAAAATTTTTAATGCTAGTTACTTTACCTTTTAATACTTGGCCAACTTCAATGCTTTCCAATAACTTTGTATCAATAGGGTCTACTTTAGTTTTGTCAGAGAATTTGTTAGAAAGAATAATTTTCTTTCTTTTTTGGTCTACTTCAATCAGCTGAGCTTTAATCTTTTTGTTTACAAAGTTTTTTAATGGTTCGTCTTTTGCTCTGGTAACCAGTGAAGCAGGAATAAAGCCTTTTAATCCTTTATAGTTAGCCACTAGGCCACCTTTTACTGCACTAATGATGTCGGCATAGACTATGTCGCCTTTTTGTGAAGATTCAAGGGCATCGTCCCAAGCCATTTCCCAGTCAGCCTTCTTTTTGGAAAGTAGGGAATAACCTTCTTTAGTTTCTAGTTGTACTAACATTAATCTGAGAATATCGCCAACTTTTAGTTGTTCTCTTTCTTCTGAAGCCATGTTTAATTCTTCGTTAGAAACAAACCCTTCACATTTGAATTGAATGTCCACGAACACACCAGTTTTTTCAATAGTAAGGATATTTGCCATAATAATGTCACCTTGAACGTGATCTTTAATAGTCATTCCATACATTTTTTCTTCTGAGTCTTCTTCTTTTGGAGCAGGAGCTTTTTCTTCTTTCTTAGTTACAGGTTCAGCTATCGCAGTAGCAGTTGATTCTTCTTTTTCTACTGGCTTTAGTTCTTCTTTGTTTAAGTTTTGTTTTAAAGATTGTTCAAATTCACTTTCGCTACCAATTGTCGTTCCTTTTAGGGATAAATTTACTGTAAAATTCTCTTCTACAGGTATACTTGTTTGGAAAAGTTCGTTTTCTGTGTCACCTAGTTTAGTCGCTTCAAAATTATCAATCATTTACAATACCTCCTTGCAATACTATCCGTAAATTTTACTATGTATGGGGTAGAAGTTCAATCCTTATCTAAATCGACTGTCACACGAACCCACACAGGTGCTATGCAACTCTCACCTCGATACAGCCTCTGGTCGTTGAGTGATAATGGGCCATCGAGTGATTGCGTTAGCAATTGTATCGAGATTCCGAACCTAGACTGAGGGGGATATATCAGAAAATTTTAATACAAAATAACTGCAATTTTCTAGATAAGTACTCGATATAGGTACAGTGAATAATTTAGAAATTTAATCAGGAGGACAGAAAATGGGAGATGCAGTTAGTTTAGAGCCAAAAAGAACAGCAGAATGGACAAGACCAACAAGCGATAAATCGCTCAGTACAGGGAACACTGTAACACAGGTGCAAAATCCAGATATAAAAATATCTATGTCAACTAACGCCATAACTCCTCCTGGTATGATAGTTGCAAATGCAGTAACTCCTGTAGACGTAGTTAAGCCAGTGAAGCCTGAATTGGAAGTTGAGATTAGTAAGTATTTTCAAGAGAGTTTTTTAGGTCTTGAGTATGAGTTTATACGTATAAATGCACAGAATTATTATTCTTTTACAATAGATGATATTAAAAATACCGGAGCTATTCCGCCACTGAAAGTTCAACTGGAGTCGAATGATTTAGTTTCTGAATATCCTTCATTAGTAAAATCTGTTGTGCAGAATGATGCAGAGTTTAAAAAATTGATAGAGTTTGCAATGCAAAATAAGGTAAATAACCCTAGGTATGATTATGAAAAATTAGTTCCAGGACCAGATGGTAAAGTTGCGTTGCCAGAATGGTTAGCTAAAGGATTGGAAACAGTAGCTAAAAAGTATGTGTATTTTTATGCTTCACACAAGCATTTGAATGATTTTGGAATGGATATGGATTATTTATCCATGCCAATAATCAAGTATGTTAAGTACAATACTAAGCAGATGTATGCAGGGTTTAATCATTATAATATAACGTTTTTTTTGTCTGATTATGAAAAGTTTCTTAATAAATATGATGGTGTTGGAACAATAGGAAGTTTAGGTAAAGCTCTAAGTAGTAATGGTGATAAGTATGAGCTTATAAATGGAGTAGAGTTGTATGGAATATGGAGCCAGCTAAAGTCAGCAGGCTTAGTTGAGAATTATAAGTGGGAAGATACTCAAGAGAATGGTAAAAAGGTCATCAATGAGACAGCTAAGTGGCTACAGATACCTAGTGATATGAATGTGCGTAATTTTGTAGCAGGTCTTAAGACTAGTCCAAAGTATGAAGCTAAATTAATATTATATTTAAAAAAGTTACAGAAGGGAAAACAAAAGAGTGGGTTTCTGACAGAGAGTGCTTTTGCTGCAGATTTTGCAGTGCTGCGATCAGCTTATTGTACGGAAGTTTTAGTTAAAGATTATTTAGTTGGTGGGTTTAAGGCTGATGCTGTAGGGTATGGTATTGATGGTTATAAACAAGATAATTATCGTAATTATTATAGACCAAAGGTTGATGAATGGATGAAGGAGTATTATAGTTTTGAAGCAGATATTTTAAAAAATACCGCGCATTTATTTTTTGATGATGAAAAATCTGTTTCTAATAGCAAGAAAGAGTTTTTTGAAACTTTGGAAAATAAAAAACAGCTTTTTGATGGAAAGAGGTTACCTTTAGGTCAGGAATTTTTATTTCTAATATTAGACAAAGCAGACGAGGCATCATCCTTTCTTGATGATGCGTTGTATGATATAAAGTTTAAATAATTATTTATTAATTAATTGGCTTAAGACCACGAAACTTTCGTTCATTCTAAGACTAAATTTATTATCCTAACCGCTCAAACTCAACATCCATGTTGATTTCGCTAGAAAACATCCTGTTTTCTCACGGATAATTTCATTAAGTTTTAGATATTCACTCTCGTACGGATCTATGGCCAATTAATAGGAGTAGATTGAAGACAAAAGATTAAAAACAATAAGTATGTTTAAAAGTTGATACATGTGGGCATCGAATTCCCCCTCAGTCCAGCACCGTCTGGTGCAGGACAGCTCCCCACTAAGGGGGAGCGGATAGTTCAGTGCATTTGTTTTTTATTTCATCT
This genomic stretch from Candidatus Margulisiibacteriota bacterium harbors:
- a CDS encoding HAD family hydrolase, translating into MSDKKKILFLDRDGVINKRLIDDYVTKVDEFEFIPGVLEAIVKFNKVFDRVFIVTNQQGIAKGLMTEEDLSAIHRFMLETIESGGGKVDAVYYCPHFRNEGCSCRKPNTGMYLLALKDFSDIKDAQLFMVGDTSSDMQFAKNIGAVSVMISNQTENLSDNYNFVFVSLKKFADDIYLVLD
- a CDS encoding cell division FtsA domain-containing protein, which codes for MQAKKNKPNINNIIYGLDFGTTSLKISKNELMDSHDFKVLDYLRIRYPEPLTKKMLDFNNFRDFIVRSFNKIDGEMDDTKVIERKVLVTLPMSHYSSKVVPVSMLISGNRVEPEHKVELINMAREKCKGSIILHTAPLTYRIDGKAIKDPIFRTGSQLSMDLFVVSYNEYIYEQFNNIMSSLNMKLGKFIAPPFSFINLFLNKAGAKEREQDVFCIDMGGEVTYAYYISSGLLRNFISLPFGGDIISRDLAYVLKTKLSDAERLKVTYSSMNTDLEKGDIINKDFNYSQKEINQIVSARYEEIISMIEDEIEVTTIVDNRPKLLLLGKGHPSGADKFLSERWDLELFNVSTISSQPEHIYAVGNIHYSQNNEIFLYDSLSTQKGVFSRIFRAVEDLF
- the der gene encoding ribosome biogenesis GTPase Der; this translates as MATPSILIIGRPNVGKSTLFNRLNKQRKAIVHDFPGVTRDLIFSYCNYEGKNFILIDSGGIGMEDSVMMTQDAFQKQIEENVKGAIETSDLIVFLTDSQEGLNPYDKVIANSLRPYKEKVVLAVNKTENEVQEFGAAEFFKLGIQEVFFISSTQGIGIENMMTQIFRKLKITNKTSGFVDRENIKKIAIIGRPNVGKSSIFNALAGKEMMIVSDVAGTTRDSVDHLITYHQREYLFIDTAGLKKKNQHTKDAIDFYSYVRTIKAISDCDICLFIIDAADGVTNMDKHIADLIIEEGRAMIILVNKWDKVEKDTNSMVAYTKYIYQQLNFADHAPLIFTSAVTRQRLINVFDTIDSIYENYIKRISTPKMNKFLDELKNKPGFNSVFKSQGKILYISQVEKAPPRFVVFVNKKEHFKENFTRFITKTIRQTFGFAGCTIKINYKEKVKTTT
- a CDS encoding S1 RNA-binding domain-containing protein, which gives rise to MIDNFEATKLGDTENELFQTSIPVEENFTVNLSLKGTTIGSESEFEQSLKQNLNKEELKPVEKEESTATAIAEPVTKKEEKAPAPKEEDSEEKMYGMTIKDHVQGDIIMANILTIEKTGVFVDIQFKCEGFVSNEELNMASEEREQLKVGDILRLMLVQLETKEGYSLLSKKKADWEMAWDDALESSQKGDIVYADIISAVKGGLVANYKGLKGFIPASLVTRAKDEPLKNFVNKKIKAQLIEVDQKRKKIILSNKFSDKTKVDPIDTKLLESIEVGQVLKGKVTSIKNFGAFVNIDGVEGLIHISEVSWDRIDKVEDVLTVGEEIEVFVLGVDRDEQKVSLGLKQLSTDPWETVAETYPIGEIITGTINRLATYGAFVKLGKGLEGLIHISELSHEHVKNVEDVVAVGQEVTVKVLRIIPEQQKIGLSLKQTQEKAPETEEIAEPVTETAEEVTANTEE